The following DNA comes from Agromyces mangrovi.
GCCGCGGGAATCAGCCGATCGTCGATCTACACGTACGTGGAGAACCGAGACGACCTGATCCGGATGTGGGGCGAGCGCGAGATGCGCAGATTCCTCGCGCAGGTGGATCTCGGCTTCGAGAGGCGGTCGGCGACGCCGGGCCGGGAGCTCGAGCGCCTGCTCTTCGAGGTGCTGACCGAGCTCTCGACACGACCGCAGGTCTCCGCCGCCAGCGAAGCGACGATCAGCGCCGAGTCGAAGGCGCTGATGATGGAGCACCTGAAGCCGCTCGCGGACCGTTTCGAGTACCTGCTCGAAGCGGGGGCGAGCGGCGGTGAGTTCCGCAGCGACGCGGCCGAGTCGCTGGCGTACCTGCTCGCCTGCCTCGACGTCGAGCGCCGCGCGATCGACGACGGGGAGTCTGCCGAGCGTTCGGCCCGACGGCTGGTGCGCTTCGTGCTCGCCGCGCTCCGGCGCCCCGACGATGCGGGGGCGGCGGAGGAGCGTCCGACGCGCTG
Coding sequences within:
- a CDS encoding TetR/AcrR family transcriptional regulator; amino-acid sequence: MSPRIAEATVPEHRAAVVGRLLDACGVIAADRGIDAISLGSAAGAAGISRSSIYTYVENRDDLIRMWGEREMRRFLAQVDLGFERRSATPGRELERLLFEVLTELSTRPQVSAASEATISAESKALMMEHLKPLADRFEYLLEAGASGGEFRSDAAESLAYLLACLDVERRAIDDGESAERSARRLVRFVLAALRRPDDAGAAEERPTR